Within Candidatus Aegiribacteria sp., the genomic segment CGGCGTAGAGCTTGATGGCAATATCGATGAGTACTTGAGCAAATTCGGCATAGATACGCCAGTCCCGATTCATGTTGGCGTTGGAGAGATTGTTGAGAGACACCCCTCCACGTAATCCCATATGGTAAAGCTTGTTATGGTTTGCATTTAAACATGCAACAATATCCCGGAGGCCGTTCCTGTAAGTGAGTTGACCGAAAGCCATACAGTAGAATTGACTCCTGCATCTGAAATGTTTTACGTAGGAATTACCGGAATACTTGCTTACACAGCGATCGAAAGCCTCTCTTGGCAAATAATCCATCAATTGTGAAAAGACCAAACGCCCTAAATGCATACATCCTCCATCCGTGGTATAGTAGATAATATGGAGGAAGTGCGTTCAAATCGTGTACAAGAAAATATTGCTCTATGTTACTGGTAACACATAAAATACTGGAGTGATAATTTACGTTAATGGGACACTAGTGTAATCGGATAGTAAAAAGGATAAATAATAATGACTGGAAATATAATAATCAGAGAACTTGAATTAAATGAGTTTGACTTATGGTTCTCTATGGATGATGAGTCTGAATTATCTGAACAATACAAGCTTAAATTTGATAAGCGATATAATAAGCACAGCAATATTGATAAGAGATGTTTCTTACTTGCATTTTCAGATGAAAAGAGTCTCATTGGACGATTGTTTGGTGTGTTTCTGGACGACAAAATATACTCAATTGAGACTATAGATTCTGCTAGCAAAGATAGCGAAGTTGTTAATAATGCCTTTGGCGAATATTTGTATGCATCTTTTGCTGTTGACGGAATAGAAGTTCTATCTTGGAGGCGAGAAAGCGAAGAGTACATTAATAAGTTACTTAAGTATTCCGGGTTTGTTGTAAGCAATGAAAAAGTATTTGTTGAAAGAAATGTTAATGGATACAGCTCTCCATATACTTCGAAAATTAGCTTCAGGTCCTTTGCTGGCTTTGATAGTGAATATATTGAAGCAGTTTTGAATAAATCAGTTGCTGGAACTGATTTGTTCAGTGAAGTTGCTGCTCCAAATAGCCTGCTTGATAGAATGAAATCCCTGGGTGATGGAAGCGAGACTCAGATGGAATCGTGGGAGATAGCATTTTTAGATGATACCCCTGTAGGAGTTGTATTGCCAAGTATATATGATGGAGAAGAAGAGGGAACACTACTTGTTGTTGCAGTATTCGAAGATGTTCGTGGTGAAGGATATGGTACAATTCTTCACGCTCGTGGCCTTGAGGTGCTTGGTCAGAATGATGTTGAGAAATACATGGGATCTACTGAAAGTGATAACTTAGCTATGCAAAGAATATTTAGGAGACACAACTGTAAGTTTGTTGATAGACAGATCTATTTCGCAACAATGTGAAATCTATTTGGATATTGCGAAGCTGCAAGAATCTTATTCATTGGATCACCTCGGAGAACCGGTTGATCAGACTCCAGCACTTCGAGAGAGATGTACCACCTTTGAACTTGATGTTCTGGCCCCATTCTGGAATACTGAAGAGTTCTCGGAGAATCCAGCACACCCAGTAATCCTTCTCCAGCGATGCGGCTGGCAGATTTAACTGCTCTTGAGCCTGCTCGCAGATTAGGCGGCGGCGTTCAGCAGGGTGGAAGAGCATCCTGGACGAGGACTTCTGCGCGGGATGTGGTAGCTGTTCCACAGTCTGCCCCTCAGGCGCGATGGAGCAACTGGGCTACAACGAAGAACAAACCCTCGATATGGTGGATTTCTCCCTGGTAAACCTTTAGCATCTCACTGCTTCGCACTGAAACCGGTAAAATGCTCTGGAATCTCTTCATTCCCATTTCCTCTTCGTAGTAGTTAAAAGGATCAATAGGGTAGAATCTGCTGATAGGATCGGTTCAAGGAATCTTTCATTGTATCATTCATCGTCAGATATCTTCTGGAGGATTGTCCTTGACCTGAGAGGTAAACATATGTATACATCTCTTGTGCGGATAATGGTGATCCAGTTTCAGGGAGAGGTTTGTTTTTGTTGCAGGATTACTGGCGTAAACTAGACAGTATTGACGTTGACCGGGAATATTTATGGCGGTATCCTTGACTTCAGATAAAGCAAATGAGAAAAAGGGAACAGAAAAGCTATATTGGAAGCTGATTCTGAAATGGAGAGAAATCCAGTTTCCTTATATTTTACTGAAAGCATAGACTGAATTTTGGGATTCTTTTAATCTTGGCTGGATGTTGAGAGTAGTTATGTTGGTACAATCGGGTTGCGTGAAGATTTATTACAATATTTTAGAGAAGAGAAGCACTCTATGAATGAATCCATGCGCGCATTCAATGATTACAATGTAAGTCTTACAAAACTGTATCATGAGATTGTTCTTGGGAAATTGCATGTGCAGACAGAATTGCAGGTAACTGCTGATATGGTTGCTGATGAGTTACGACGCATTATCCCGATTGACCGTTTGCGAAAGGCGGGGAGTTTTTTTACAGGTGATGTTCTGGCAGGTAGGGCAACTGGGTCGGTTTCAGACCATGGGCTTATTCTGGATCCTGCTTGTGGGGCAGGAAGCCTGCTTACTGCGTTTACAAAGAAACTTACGGTGAAGACGACACTTGCTGATACCTTACGAGAATGGGGCAGGGTATTGTATGGGTGCGATCTCTTCCCGGAATTCGTTGAGGCTACTAAATTGCGTATTATTCTTGAGGCTATAAGCAGGGGGGTTCAACTCAACGGAGATTCTCTGGATGAGCTGAAAGATTTGTTGTATGGGATTAAACAGGGTGATGGTCTTAGGTCGGTTCCTCCAGAAAAATGTACTCATGTATTAATGAATCCTCCGTTCAGATCAGTTCCTGCTCCAGCAAATTGCCAGTGGGCCGGGGGGAAGCTGAATGAAGCTGCTCTTTTTGTTGAATACTATTTACAGCGTATTCCAGAGAATTGTACTTTGATTGCTATTCTTCCTGAAGTGTTGAGATGTGGTACTCGATACGAGAAATGGAGAGCTTGGCTCGAAGAGAATTTCACTGCAGAAGTAACACTCAGCGGACAGTTTGACACAAAGACCGATGTTGATGTTTTTCTGCTTGCCGCATCAAGATTGTCTACGCAAAAGTCGGGGGAGAATCAAATTAACTGGAGAACACAAACGGATGAACCGACAGTTCTTACCGTTGGCTCTTTATTTGACGTGAGAGTTGGTTCTGTGGTGCCTTACAGGGATGAGATTGCCGGAAAAGAATATCCATTTGCTTGCCCTTCGAACTTACCACGCTGGGGAATTGTCAGTGAGTTTAAGGATCGTTGCGGATATGTCGGTCGGAAGATTAACCCACCATTTGTTGCGATCAGACGGACTTCCAGTCCATCCGACAGAGAAAGAGCGGCAGCAACAATTGTTATAGGCAAAGAAGCGGTGGCAGTGGAGAATCATCTAATTGCTGCAAGTCCTCGTAAGGGCGGTTTACGTGCTTGTAAAAGGCTGTTGAAATTGTTGAGAAGCGCAGAGACCAACAGGTTTCTTAATCGGCGAATGCGTTGTCGTCATTTGACTGTTGGAGCTGTAAAGGAGATCAATATTCAGGAGAAGATTCATGCCCAAACTGATTGAAAGTCTACCATTTGAAATAGAAGCACGCGTTCCTATTCAGCTTGGCCGTGAGAGTATTTCCAGCTCGGTTGTGGCGGTATCCGAGCTGGTCAAGAATGCATACGATGCAGATGCAAATAAAGTGATTATTGAATTTCACAATCTTGGCCAACCGGATGCATGGCTTTTGATTCAGGATGATGGTGAAGGGATGGATTCTGATTCATTTGCTAATCATTGGATGCGTATTGGTACTGACTCCAAGACGGACGTATCAAGGTCAAAAAAGAACAGGATACTTACTGGATCAAAGGGTCTTGGAAGGATGGGTATTGATCGATTGTGCAAAACTCTCACAGTACGAACAAAAACATCTTCCATGACAGATACAATTGAGGCCAGGATAGATTGGACTAAGTATGAACAAAAGGGTAAAACTCTTTCAGAAATAAAACACGACATTTACCGGATTGCTTTGGAAGAAACCGACTCATTTCCCGAAGCTGATGACCACGGCACTCGTCTAATAATGCATGACTTGAAAGATGAATGGTCTGAAGATTTCCTGAAAGTTCTCAGGCAGGAGCTTAGTCTCCTTGTTTCTCCATTTGAAGGCATTGATGATTTTACTATTGAATTGAAAACAGGCATCAAGGAACTCGATGGGCCATTGATATCACCTGGAATGCTAGAAAGTGCTTTATGGAAACTTGACTTCGAAGTGACTGAAGACGGTCAAGTTACAGCAAGAGCATCATCTACTCTCTTCGGTGAAGATTGTATAGACGGCCCACACGACTGGCAGGAATGGCTAAAGGATAGAAGCGGTGAACCACGATGCGGAGAGTTCAAGTTAGTCTTGTTTTTTATTCCAGCAACCGCACCAGGATTAAAGGAACTCAGTTTCTCGCACAAGGACTGGACGACTTTCATGTATGCGAACAGTGGGGTGCGCATATATCGTGACAATTTTCGAGTTCGCCCCTATGGCGAAACCACAGGAAAGGGTGACTGGCTGGATCTTGGCCTTAGGCGTTCTAGAAGCCCTGGGGGTGTGACCCAAAATGGCTGGAAAATTGGACCACACCAAGTTGTTGGAGCGATCTTCATCAGCAGAGAGAGTAATCCTGAACTTGTAGATCAGACTAATCGTGAGGGAATAGTCGAAGGAGATGCTTTCTTTGACTTAAGGGGTGCAGTTTTAAAGGCAATCACCTTTTTCGAGCAACAAATTCACAAAAGTGCTGTCAAGCGTAGCGAACCGAAACCAACAGAAAAAGCCAAATCTGTGTATACCGCTATTCAGGATGAATACCGGGAGAAGTTGAATAACGCCGTAAAGAAAGCATCTACTAAGAATCAAAGCACAGAGGGTTTTAAGAGTCTCCTTGCTGATTTCTCAAAAGTGGTAACTGCTGCCGATGAAATGCAAAGGTCAATTGAGCAGGAAATCAAGGAGATGCAAGACGACAAGGATACAATGGCCAATCTTGCGTCATTGGGCATTCTGACAGTTTGTTTTGGTCATGAAGCAAAGGAATACACTAATCTTGCAGCGGCAAGTGCAGTTCTTCTTTTGCGAGCGTACCAACAAGGTCATTTTCATATGATAGCTCCGTATGATGACGAATTTATGGAAAAGATTAAAATAATCAAGGATAGT encodes:
- a CDS encoding DUF4372 domain-containing protein, giving the protein MHLGRLVFSQLMDYLPREAFDRCVSKYSGNSYVKHFRCRSQFYCMAFGQLTYRNGLRDIVACLNANHNKLYHMGLRGGVSLNNLSNANMNRDWRIYAEFAQVLIDIAIKLYA
- a CDS encoding GNAT family N-acetyltransferase — protein: MTGNIIIRELELNEFDLWFSMDDESELSEQYKLKFDKRYNKHSNIDKRCFLLAFSDEKSLIGRLFGVFLDDKIYSIETIDSASKDSEVVNNAFGEYLYASFAVDGIEVLSWRRESEEYINKLLKYSGFVVSNEKVFVERNVNGYSSPYTSKISFRSFAGFDSEYIEAVLNKSVAGTDLFSEVAAPNSLLDRMKSLGDGSETQMESWEIAFLDDTPVGVVLPSIYDGEEEGTLLVVAVFEDVRGEGYGTILHARGLEVLGQNDVEKYMGSTESDNLAMQRIFRRHNCKFVDRQIYFATM
- a CDS encoding nucleotidyl transferase AbiEii/AbiGii toxin family protein, coding for MLFHPAERRRLICEQAQEQLNLPAASLEKDYWVCWILRELFSIPEWGQNIKFKGGTSLSKCWSLINRFSEVIQ
- a CDS encoding 4Fe-4S binding protein, whose protein sequence is MRRRRSAGWKSILDEDFCAGCGSCSTVCPSGAMEQLGYNEEQTLDMVDFSLVNL
- a CDS encoding SAM-dependent DNA methyltransferase; amino-acid sequence: MNESMRAFNDYNVSLTKLYHEIVLGKLHVQTELQVTADMVADELRRIIPIDRLRKAGSFFTGDVLAGRATGSVSDHGLILDPACGAGSLLTAFTKKLTVKTTLADTLREWGRVLYGCDLFPEFVEATKLRIILEAISRGVQLNGDSLDELKDLLYGIKQGDGLRSVPPEKCTHVLMNPPFRSVPAPANCQWAGGKLNEAALFVEYYLQRIPENCTLIAILPEVLRCGTRYEKWRAWLEENFTAEVTLSGQFDTKTDVDVFLLAASRLSTQKSGENQINWRTQTDEPTVLTVGSLFDVRVGSVVPYRDEIAGKEYPFACPSNLPRWGIVSEFKDRCGYVGRKINPPFVAIRRTSSPSDRERAAATIVIGKEAVAVENHLIAASPRKGGLRACKRLLKLLRSAETNRFLNRRMRCRHLTVGAVKEINIQEKIHAQTD
- a CDS encoding ATP-binding protein; translation: MPKLIESLPFEIEARVPIQLGRESISSSVVAVSELVKNAYDADANKVIIEFHNLGQPDAWLLIQDDGEGMDSDSFANHWMRIGTDSKTDVSRSKKNRILTGSKGLGRMGIDRLCKTLTVRTKTSSMTDTIEARIDWTKYEQKGKTLSEIKHDIYRIALEETDSFPEADDHGTRLIMHDLKDEWSEDFLKVLRQELSLLVSPFEGIDDFTIELKTGIKELDGPLISPGMLESALWKLDFEVTEDGQVTARASSTLFGEDCIDGPHDWQEWLKDRSGEPRCGEFKLVLFFIPATAPGLKELSFSHKDWTTFMYANSGVRIYRDNFRVRPYGETTGKGDWLDLGLRRSRSPGGVTQNGWKIGPHQVVGAIFISRESNPELVDQTNREGIVEGDAFFDLRGAVLKAITFFEQQIHKSAVKRSEPKPTEKAKSVYTAIQDEYREKLNNAVKKASTKNQSTEGFKSLLADFSKVVTAADEMQRSIEQEIKEMQDDKDTMANLASLGILTVCFGHEAKEYTNLAAASAVLLLRAYQQGHFHMIAPYDDEFMEKIKIIKDSTEFIKTFAGFALGNVRPDKRKRTNVNLAKVIHLLFKAMDKSLRRQNIDIDCSEVEEHILPVRAFEIDLESIIVNLLTNSVTALTDTPAEKRRIVIGLKQIDAHIELTFSDSGCGIEAGTEEQIFHPIFSTKRDRKGNVEGTGMGLAIVKTFIEDHAGGSIKVIPNGSLGGAEFVIRIPVAPRSGGSGKNE